The Paramisgurnus dabryanus chromosome 6, PD_genome_1.1, whole genome shotgun sequence genome has a window encoding:
- the ca8 gene encoding carbonic anhydrase-related protein isoform X1 translates to MADNAIEESNNFKDELNWGYEEGVEWGLLFPEANGEYQSPINLNSREACYDPRLLEVGLNPNYVVCRDCEVINDGHTARIMLKSKSVVTGGPLPNNHEYELNEVRFHWGRENQRGSEHTVNFKAFPMELHLIHWNSTLFNSVEEAMGKKNGILIIALFVQVGKEHLGLKAITDVLQDLQYKGKTKIIPCFNPNTLLPDPLLRDYWVYEGSLTTPPCSENVTWILYRYPLTISQMQIEEFRRLRSHIKGAELPEGNDGMLGDNFRPTQPLSDRVVRAAFQ, encoded by the exons ATGGCGGATAATGCTATTGAGGAATCCAATAACTTCAAAGATGAGCTGAACTGGGGCTATGAAGAAG GTGTTGAATGGGGTCTGCTGTTTCCTGAAGCAAATGGAGAGTACCAGTCCCCTATAAACCTTAACTCCAGGGAAGCATGCTATGATCCCCGGCTCCTGGAGGTGGGGCTTAACCCCAACTATGTGGTTTGCAGGGACTGCGAGGTCATCAATGATGGTCACACTGCAAGGATCATGCTTAAATCCAAATCAg TTGTAACCGGTGGCCCTCTCCCCAACAACCATGAGTATGAACTGAACGAGGTGCGCTTTCACTGGGGAAGAGAAAACCAGAGGGGATCTGAACACACTGTTAACTTTAAGGCATTTCCTATGGAA CTTCATCTAATCCACTGGAACTCAACATTATTTAACAGCGTGGAGGAGGCCATGGGCAAGAAAAATGGCATTCTCATCATCGCTCTGTTTGTCCAG GTTGGGAAGGAGCATCTTGGATTGAAAGCCATTACAGACGTCTTGCAGGACCTCCAGTATAAA GGAAAGACAAAAATTATTCCATGTTTTAACCCTAACACGTTACTACCTG ACCCTCTTTTAAGAGATTACTGGGTGTATGAGGGCTCTTTGACCACTCCACCCTGCAGTGAGAATGTCACCTGGATTCTCTACCGTTACCCACTAACTATCTCTCAGATGCAG ATTGAAGAGTTCCGTCGACTCCGGTCTCACATTAAAGGAGCAGAGCTTCCTGAAGGAAATGATGGGATGCTGGGAGACAACTTCAGACCAACCCAGCCTCTGAGTGACAGGGTGGTCAGGGCAGCCTTCCAGTAG
- the ca8 gene encoding carbonic anhydrase-related protein isoform X2 encodes MADNAIEESNNFKDELNWGYEEGVEWGLLFPEANGEYQSPINLNSREACYDPRLLEVGLNPNYVVCRDCEVINDGHTARIMLKSKSVVTGGPLPNNHEYELNEVRFHWGRENQRGSEHTVNFKAFPMEVGKEHLGLKAITDVLQDLQYKGKTKIIPCFNPNTLLPDPLLRDYWVYEGSLTTPPCSENVTWILYRYPLTISQMQIEEFRRLRSHIKGAELPEGNDGMLGDNFRPTQPLSDRVVRAAFQ; translated from the exons ATGGCGGATAATGCTATTGAGGAATCCAATAACTTCAAAGATGAGCTGAACTGGGGCTATGAAGAAG GTGTTGAATGGGGTCTGCTGTTTCCTGAAGCAAATGGAGAGTACCAGTCCCCTATAAACCTTAACTCCAGGGAAGCATGCTATGATCCCCGGCTCCTGGAGGTGGGGCTTAACCCCAACTATGTGGTTTGCAGGGACTGCGAGGTCATCAATGATGGTCACACTGCAAGGATCATGCTTAAATCCAAATCAg TTGTAACCGGTGGCCCTCTCCCCAACAACCATGAGTATGAACTGAACGAGGTGCGCTTTCACTGGGGAAGAGAAAACCAGAGGGGATCTGAACACACTGTTAACTTTAAGGCATTTCCTATGGAA GTTGGGAAGGAGCATCTTGGATTGAAAGCCATTACAGACGTCTTGCAGGACCTCCAGTATAAA GGAAAGACAAAAATTATTCCATGTTTTAACCCTAACACGTTACTACCTG ACCCTCTTTTAAGAGATTACTGGGTGTATGAGGGCTCTTTGACCACTCCACCCTGCAGTGAGAATGTCACCTGGATTCTCTACCGTTACCCACTAACTATCTCTCAGATGCAG ATTGAAGAGTTCCGTCGACTCCGGTCTCACATTAAAGGAGCAGAGCTTCCTGAAGGAAATGATGGGATGCTGGGAGACAACTTCAGACCAACCCAGCCTCTGAGTGACAGGGTGGTCAGGGCAGCCTTCCAGTAG